A part of Miscanthus floridulus cultivar M001 chromosome 6, ASM1932011v1, whole genome shotgun sequence genomic DNA contains:
- the LOC136456660 gene encoding uncharacterized protein At1g27050-like, producing MTRRRRGKRGRTSPGPPPKRRRGGAPEIESDDYPEPVPTPAPAAPQPSSVMVAGLPPGCGVLELKSRLEAYGPIARARVDASTATGYVTFRFGAAAVAAIAASLDPSGGIAIGSKKVLVVQASEAPHNSIRAAESAGRSSHDATVKNVTDNSAMLSSKAASGATYKAREIVAYDDLF from the exons ATGACACGGCGCCGCCGGGGCAAGCGCGGGCGCACGAGCCCAGGCCCGCCGCCGAAGCGCCGCCGCGGAGGCGCGCCGGAGATAGAGTCAGACGACTACCCTGAGCCCGTTCCGACTCCGGCGCCTGCTGCTCCCCAGCCATCTTCGGTGATGGTGGCCGGGCTGCCGCCCGGCTGCGGCGTGCTGGAGCTCAAGTCACGGCTGGAGGCGTACGGCCCCATCGCGCGGGCCCGCGTCGACGCCTCAACGGCCACCGGGTACGTCACCTTCCGGTTCGGTGCGGCCGCCGTGGCCGCCATTGCCGCGTCCCTCGACCCCAGTGGCGGCATCGCCATCGGATCCAAGAAG GTTTTAGTTGTACAGGCCAGTGAGGCACCCCATAACTCAATAAGGGCTGCTGAATCCGCAGGGCGATCGTCGCACGATGCAACTGTGAAGAACGTGACTGATAATTCAGCCATGCTGAGCTCCAAAGCAGCTTCTGGAGCGACTTACAAGGCGCGAGAAATAGTCGCCTATGATGATCTGTTCTAG